Proteins encoded together in one Hevea brasiliensis isolate MT/VB/25A 57/8 chromosome 16, ASM3005281v1, whole genome shotgun sequence window:
- the LOC110657792 gene encoding plastid division protein CDP1, chloroplastic isoform X3 codes for MLFPRFVSENFQRRKTVQFEVFKAKMALAHAKSIAILLPPRSPSHFKTRFLKHVFPFCLSNSRFSISLSRVFDNGDFTPARSILSAAVTRIVDNVPALTPTTTSPTVEIPITCYQLIGVPDQAEKDEIVKSVMQLKSADVEEGYTMEAVISRQDLLMDVRDKLLFEPEYAGSVREKIPPKASLRIPWAWLSGALCLLQEAGEDKLVLDIGRSALQHPDAKPYIHDLLLSMALAECAIAKIGFEKNKVAHGFEALARAQCLLRSKISLEKVALLYEIEDSLEELAPACTLELLGMPHSSDNAERRRGAIAALRELLRQGLDVETSCRVQDWPGFLNQALSRLMAIEIVDLLPWDDLALIRKNKKSLESQNQRVVIDFNCFSVALIAHISVGFSSRQTELINKAKILCECLMTSEGIDLKFEEALCLFLLGQETWLKDSVLSVFPDTRDCSPSLVKFFGDEKRTPGNKKGKVSPQMNTALDHKPLSVIALKQMDHGESLPNMNSTQHFGSAVKQLAPTDLRSSLTLGKNVSGGNVNESSVQLKRILGAQNTRGWESWLTYSDVVRKITFVGVLSFILFFTFKLSGMNLRRTRIASKLAFSKPRMNSSSLVCATDLSFDCNVEPAYIGGSSIAGRMKKLLATIRKQFQNQSDPRKLHSAGLAANHSSLMTTISRKQMPVEEAEALVKQWQEIKAEALGPSHQVHSLSEVLDGSMLAQWQSLANAAKAKPCYWRFVLLKLAVLQADTLLDEYGVEMAEIEALLEEAAQLVDEFQEKNPNYYSIYKIHYVLKRHDDGSWKFCEGDIQTPL; via the exons ATGCTCTTTCCTCGCTTTGTTTCTGAGAATTTCCAACGGCGGAAAACAGTTCAATTTGAGGTTTTCAAGGCCAAAATGGCATTGGCTCATGCGAAATCCATAGCAATTCTTCTTCCTCCTCGTTCTCCTTCCCATTTCAAAACCAGATTTCTAAAACATGTTTTCCCTTTTTGTTTATCCAATTCCAGATTCTCCATTTCTCTTTCTAGGGTTTTCGACAACGGAGATTTCACTCCCGCCCGATCCATTTTGAGCGCTGCCGTCACTCGCATTGTGGACAATGTCCCCGCTCTTACTCCCACCACCACTTCCCCCACCGTTGAAATCCCCATCACTTGTTACCAG CTTATTGGAGTTCCTGATCAAGCAGAGAAAGATGAGATTGTTAAGTCAGTGATGCAATTGAAAAGCGCTGATGTAGAAGAAGGTTATACCATGGAAGCTGTTATATCTCGCCAG GATCTTCTAATGGATGTTAGAGACAAACTTCTTTTTGAACCTGAATATGCTGGCAGTGTGAGGGAGAAGATCCCACCTAAAGCTTCTCTTCGAATTCCATGGGCTTGGTTGTCTGGTGCTCTTTGCCTACTTCAAGAG GCTGGAGAAGACAAATTAGTGTTGGATATTGGCCGATCAGCTCTCCAGCATCCTGATGCTAAGCCATATATCCATGATTTGCTTCTATCTATGGCATTAGCAGAG TGTGCAATTGCTAAGATTGGTTTTGAGAAGAATAAAGTGGCCCATGGATTTGAAGCACTTGCTCGCGCTCAATGCCTCCTTAGAAGCAAAATCTCTCTTGAAAAGGTGGCGTTGTTATATGAG ATAGAGGATTCTTTGGAGGAGCTTGCGCCTGCTTGCACATTGGAATTATTAGGCATGCCTCATTCTTCTGATAATGCTGAACGGAGACGAGGAGCAATAGCAGCCTTGCGTGAGTTGCTCAGGCAAGGCCTTGATGTGGAAACCTCATGCAGAGTTCAAGATTGGCCAGGTTTTCTGAACCAAGCACTTAGTAGGCTCATGGCTATAGAAATAGTTGATCTTCTTCCTTGGGATGATTTAGCCCTCATACGGAAGAATAAGAAATCACTTGAATCACAAAACCAAAGGGTGGTCATTGACTTTAACTGTTTCTCTGTGGCACTAATAGCTCATATTTCTGTTGGTTTTTCAAGCAGGCAAACAGAACTG ATCAACAAAGCAAAAATTTTATGTGAGTGTTTGATGACATCAGAAGGTATTGATCTAAAATTTGAGGAAGCCTTGTGCTTGTTTCTTCTTGGCCAG GAAACATGGCTGAAGGATTCAGTGCTTTCTGTCTTTCCAGATACTAGGGATTGCTCTCCGTCTTTG GTTAAGTTTTTTGGCGATGAAAAAAGAACTCCTGGAAACAAAAAAGGGAAAGTATCTCCACAAATGAATACCGCGCTAGATCACAAACCATTGTCTGTTATTGCATTGAAACAAATGGATCATGGGGAATCTCTTCCAAATATGAACTCTACTCAACATTTTGGGTCTGCTGTTAAGCAGTTGGCTCCAACTGATTTGCGAAGCTCATTGACATTGGGGAAGAATGTCAGTGGAGGCAATGTTAATGAATCATCTGTTCAATTGAAAAGGATCCTTGGTGCACAAAATACTAGAGGTTGGGAAAGTTGGTTAACCTATAGTGATGTTGTTCGAAAGATCACTTTTGTTGGAGTACTGAGCTTCATTTTGTTTTTTACCTTCAAGTTGTCTGGCATGAATTTAAGAAGGACAAGGATTGCATCTAAATTGGCCTTCAGTAAACCTAGAATGAACAGTAGTTCCCTTGTTTGCGCAACAGATCTCTCCTTCGATTGCAATGTAGAGCCTGCTTATATTGGGGGAAGTAGCATTGCTGGAAGGATGAAAAAGCTGTTGGCAACGATTAGAAAGCAGTTCCAGAATCAGTCAGATCCTAGAAAATTGCACAGTGCAGGGCTTGCTGCCAATCATTCATCTCTCATGACAACAATATCTAGGAAGCAGATGCCTGTTGAAGAAGCTGAAGCACTTGTTAAGCAATGGCAAGAAATTAAAGCTGAAGCTCTAGGGCCTAGCCACCAAGTCCATAGCCTCTCTGAAGTCCTTGATGGGTCGATGCTAGCACAG TGGCAAAGTTTGGCTAATGCAGCAAAAGCCAAGCCCTGTTATTGGAGATTTGTTTTGCTAAAATTAGCAGTGCTGCAAGCAGACACTTTGTTAGATGAATATGGGGTGGAAATGGCAGAAATTGAAGCTCTCCTAGAGGAAGCAGCTCAGCTTGTTGATGAATTTCAGGAAAAGAATCCGAACTATTATAG CATCTATAAAATTCATTATGTTCTTAAAAGGCATGATGATGGTTCATGGAAGTTCTGTGAAGGTGATATTCAGACACCATTATGA
- the LOC110657792 gene encoding plastid division protein CDP1, chloroplastic isoform X1, with translation MLFPRFVSENFQRRKTVQFEVFKAKMALAHAKSIAILLPPRSPSHFKTRFLKHVFPFCLSNSRFSISLSRVFDNGDFTPARSILSAAVTRIVDNVPALTPTTTSPTVEIPITCYQLIGVPDQAEKDEIVKSVMQLKSADVEEGYTMEAVISRQDLLMDVRDKLLFEPEYAGSVREKIPPKASLRIPWAWLSGALCLLQEAGEDKLVLDIGRSALQHPDAKPYIHDLLLSMALAECAIAKIGFEKNKVAHGFEALARAQCLLRSKISLEKVALLYEIEDSLEELAPACTLELLGMPHSSDNAERRRGAIAALRELLRQGLDVETSCRVQDWPGFLNQALSRLMAIEIVDLLPWDDLALIRKNKKSLESQNQRVVIDFNCFSVALIAHISVGFSSRQTELINKAKILCECLMTSEGIDLKFEEALCLFLLGQGNEAQVVEKFHQLELNSNPASRSLLPGKEITDVSGTKPSLRQENWMLSHVALLWFPTCNLQKIDGALFGDLEKYRRLETWLKDSVLSVFPDTRDCSPSLVKFFGDEKRTPGNKKGKVSPQMNTALDHKPLSVIALKQMDHGESLPNMNSTQHFGSAVKQLAPTDLRSSLTLGKNVSGGNVNESSVQLKRILGAQNTRGWESWLTYSDVVRKITFVGVLSFILFFTFKLSGMNLRRTRIASKLAFSKPRMNSSSLVCATDLSFDCNVEPAYIGGSSIAGRMKKLLATIRKQFQNQSDPRKLHSAGLAANHSSLMTTISRKQMPVEEAEALVKQWQEIKAEALGPSHQVHSLSEVLDGSMLAQWQSLANAAKAKPCYWRFVLLKLAVLQADTLLDEYGVEMAEIEALLEEAAQLVDEFQEKNPNYYSIYKIHYVLKRHDDGSWKFCEGDIQTPL, from the exons ATGCTCTTTCCTCGCTTTGTTTCTGAGAATTTCCAACGGCGGAAAACAGTTCAATTTGAGGTTTTCAAGGCCAAAATGGCATTGGCTCATGCGAAATCCATAGCAATTCTTCTTCCTCCTCGTTCTCCTTCCCATTTCAAAACCAGATTTCTAAAACATGTTTTCCCTTTTTGTTTATCCAATTCCAGATTCTCCATTTCTCTTTCTAGGGTTTTCGACAACGGAGATTTCACTCCCGCCCGATCCATTTTGAGCGCTGCCGTCACTCGCATTGTGGACAATGTCCCCGCTCTTACTCCCACCACCACTTCCCCCACCGTTGAAATCCCCATCACTTGTTACCAG CTTATTGGAGTTCCTGATCAAGCAGAGAAAGATGAGATTGTTAAGTCAGTGATGCAATTGAAAAGCGCTGATGTAGAAGAAGGTTATACCATGGAAGCTGTTATATCTCGCCAG GATCTTCTAATGGATGTTAGAGACAAACTTCTTTTTGAACCTGAATATGCTGGCAGTGTGAGGGAGAAGATCCCACCTAAAGCTTCTCTTCGAATTCCATGGGCTTGGTTGTCTGGTGCTCTTTGCCTACTTCAAGAG GCTGGAGAAGACAAATTAGTGTTGGATATTGGCCGATCAGCTCTCCAGCATCCTGATGCTAAGCCATATATCCATGATTTGCTTCTATCTATGGCATTAGCAGAG TGTGCAATTGCTAAGATTGGTTTTGAGAAGAATAAAGTGGCCCATGGATTTGAAGCACTTGCTCGCGCTCAATGCCTCCTTAGAAGCAAAATCTCTCTTGAAAAGGTGGCGTTGTTATATGAG ATAGAGGATTCTTTGGAGGAGCTTGCGCCTGCTTGCACATTGGAATTATTAGGCATGCCTCATTCTTCTGATAATGCTGAACGGAGACGAGGAGCAATAGCAGCCTTGCGTGAGTTGCTCAGGCAAGGCCTTGATGTGGAAACCTCATGCAGAGTTCAAGATTGGCCAGGTTTTCTGAACCAAGCACTTAGTAGGCTCATGGCTATAGAAATAGTTGATCTTCTTCCTTGGGATGATTTAGCCCTCATACGGAAGAATAAGAAATCACTTGAATCACAAAACCAAAGGGTGGTCATTGACTTTAACTGTTTCTCTGTGGCACTAATAGCTCATATTTCTGTTGGTTTTTCAAGCAGGCAAACAGAACTG ATCAACAAAGCAAAAATTTTATGTGAGTGTTTGATGACATCAGAAGGTATTGATCTAAAATTTGAGGAAGCCTTGTGCTTGTTTCTTCTTGGCCAG GGTAATGAGGCCCAAGTTGTTGAAAAGTTTCATCAGCTAGAATTAAACTCAAATCCTGCTTCGCGGAGTTTACTCCCAGGGAAGGAGATAACCGATGTCTCTGGCACAAAACCATCATTG AGACAGGAAAATTGGATGCTAAGCCATGTAGCACTCCTATGGTTCCCAACTTGCAACTTACAAAAGATTGATGGTGCATTGTTTGGTGATCTTGAGAAATATAGAAGACTG GAAACATGGCTGAAGGATTCAGTGCTTTCTGTCTTTCCAGATACTAGGGATTGCTCTCCGTCTTTG GTTAAGTTTTTTGGCGATGAAAAAAGAACTCCTGGAAACAAAAAAGGGAAAGTATCTCCACAAATGAATACCGCGCTAGATCACAAACCATTGTCTGTTATTGCATTGAAACAAATGGATCATGGGGAATCTCTTCCAAATATGAACTCTACTCAACATTTTGGGTCTGCTGTTAAGCAGTTGGCTCCAACTGATTTGCGAAGCTCATTGACATTGGGGAAGAATGTCAGTGGAGGCAATGTTAATGAATCATCTGTTCAATTGAAAAGGATCCTTGGTGCACAAAATACTAGAGGTTGGGAAAGTTGGTTAACCTATAGTGATGTTGTTCGAAAGATCACTTTTGTTGGAGTACTGAGCTTCATTTTGTTTTTTACCTTCAAGTTGTCTGGCATGAATTTAAGAAGGACAAGGATTGCATCTAAATTGGCCTTCAGTAAACCTAGAATGAACAGTAGTTCCCTTGTTTGCGCAACAGATCTCTCCTTCGATTGCAATGTAGAGCCTGCTTATATTGGGGGAAGTAGCATTGCTGGAAGGATGAAAAAGCTGTTGGCAACGATTAGAAAGCAGTTCCAGAATCAGTCAGATCCTAGAAAATTGCACAGTGCAGGGCTTGCTGCCAATCATTCATCTCTCATGACAACAATATCTAGGAAGCAGATGCCTGTTGAAGAAGCTGAAGCACTTGTTAAGCAATGGCAAGAAATTAAAGCTGAAGCTCTAGGGCCTAGCCACCAAGTCCATAGCCTCTCTGAAGTCCTTGATGGGTCGATGCTAGCACAG TGGCAAAGTTTGGCTAATGCAGCAAAAGCCAAGCCCTGTTATTGGAGATTTGTTTTGCTAAAATTAGCAGTGCTGCAAGCAGACACTTTGTTAGATGAATATGGGGTGGAAATGGCAGAAATTGAAGCTCTCCTAGAGGAAGCAGCTCAGCTTGTTGATGAATTTCAGGAAAAGAATCCGAACTATTATAG CATCTATAAAATTCATTATGTTCTTAAAAGGCATGATGATGGTTCATGGAAGTTCTGTGAAGGTGATATTCAGACACCATTATGA
- the LOC110657792 gene encoding plastid division protein CDP1, chloroplastic isoform X2 has product MLFPRFVSENFQRRKTVQFEVFKAKMALAHAKSIAILLPPRSPSHFKTRFLKHVFPFCLSNSRFSISLSRVFDNGDFTPARSILSAAVTRIVDNVPALTPTTTSPTVEIPITCYQLIGVPDQAEKDEIVKSVMQLKSADVEEGYTMEAVISRQDLLMDVRDKLLFEPEYAGSVREKIPPKASLRIPWAWLSGALCLLQEAGEDKLVLDIGRSALQHPDAKPYIHDLLLSMALAECAIAKIGFEKNKVAHGFEALARAQCLLRSKISLEKVALLYEIEDSLEELAPACTLELLGMPHSSDNAERRRGAIAALRELLRQGLDVETSCRVQDWPGFLNQALSRLMAIEIVDLLPWDDLALIRKNKKSLESQNQRVVIDFNCFSVALIAHISVGFSSRQTELINKAKILCECLMTSEGIDLKFEEALCLFLLGQGNEAQVVEKFHQLELNSNPASRSLLPGKEITDVSGTKPSLETWLKDSVLSVFPDTRDCSPSLVKFFGDEKRTPGNKKGKVSPQMNTALDHKPLSVIALKQMDHGESLPNMNSTQHFGSAVKQLAPTDLRSSLTLGKNVSGGNVNESSVQLKRILGAQNTRGWESWLTYSDVVRKITFVGVLSFILFFTFKLSGMNLRRTRIASKLAFSKPRMNSSSLVCATDLSFDCNVEPAYIGGSSIAGRMKKLLATIRKQFQNQSDPRKLHSAGLAANHSSLMTTISRKQMPVEEAEALVKQWQEIKAEALGPSHQVHSLSEVLDGSMLAQWQSLANAAKAKPCYWRFVLLKLAVLQADTLLDEYGVEMAEIEALLEEAAQLVDEFQEKNPNYYSIYKIHYVLKRHDDGSWKFCEGDIQTPL; this is encoded by the exons ATGCTCTTTCCTCGCTTTGTTTCTGAGAATTTCCAACGGCGGAAAACAGTTCAATTTGAGGTTTTCAAGGCCAAAATGGCATTGGCTCATGCGAAATCCATAGCAATTCTTCTTCCTCCTCGTTCTCCTTCCCATTTCAAAACCAGATTTCTAAAACATGTTTTCCCTTTTTGTTTATCCAATTCCAGATTCTCCATTTCTCTTTCTAGGGTTTTCGACAACGGAGATTTCACTCCCGCCCGATCCATTTTGAGCGCTGCCGTCACTCGCATTGTGGACAATGTCCCCGCTCTTACTCCCACCACCACTTCCCCCACCGTTGAAATCCCCATCACTTGTTACCAG CTTATTGGAGTTCCTGATCAAGCAGAGAAAGATGAGATTGTTAAGTCAGTGATGCAATTGAAAAGCGCTGATGTAGAAGAAGGTTATACCATGGAAGCTGTTATATCTCGCCAG GATCTTCTAATGGATGTTAGAGACAAACTTCTTTTTGAACCTGAATATGCTGGCAGTGTGAGGGAGAAGATCCCACCTAAAGCTTCTCTTCGAATTCCATGGGCTTGGTTGTCTGGTGCTCTTTGCCTACTTCAAGAG GCTGGAGAAGACAAATTAGTGTTGGATATTGGCCGATCAGCTCTCCAGCATCCTGATGCTAAGCCATATATCCATGATTTGCTTCTATCTATGGCATTAGCAGAG TGTGCAATTGCTAAGATTGGTTTTGAGAAGAATAAAGTGGCCCATGGATTTGAAGCACTTGCTCGCGCTCAATGCCTCCTTAGAAGCAAAATCTCTCTTGAAAAGGTGGCGTTGTTATATGAG ATAGAGGATTCTTTGGAGGAGCTTGCGCCTGCTTGCACATTGGAATTATTAGGCATGCCTCATTCTTCTGATAATGCTGAACGGAGACGAGGAGCAATAGCAGCCTTGCGTGAGTTGCTCAGGCAAGGCCTTGATGTGGAAACCTCATGCAGAGTTCAAGATTGGCCAGGTTTTCTGAACCAAGCACTTAGTAGGCTCATGGCTATAGAAATAGTTGATCTTCTTCCTTGGGATGATTTAGCCCTCATACGGAAGAATAAGAAATCACTTGAATCACAAAACCAAAGGGTGGTCATTGACTTTAACTGTTTCTCTGTGGCACTAATAGCTCATATTTCTGTTGGTTTTTCAAGCAGGCAAACAGAACTG ATCAACAAAGCAAAAATTTTATGTGAGTGTTTGATGACATCAGAAGGTATTGATCTAAAATTTGAGGAAGCCTTGTGCTTGTTTCTTCTTGGCCAG GGTAATGAGGCCCAAGTTGTTGAAAAGTTTCATCAGCTAGAATTAAACTCAAATCCTGCTTCGCGGAGTTTACTCCCAGGGAAGGAGATAACCGATGTCTCTGGCACAAAACCATCATTG GAAACATGGCTGAAGGATTCAGTGCTTTCTGTCTTTCCAGATACTAGGGATTGCTCTCCGTCTTTG GTTAAGTTTTTTGGCGATGAAAAAAGAACTCCTGGAAACAAAAAAGGGAAAGTATCTCCACAAATGAATACCGCGCTAGATCACAAACCATTGTCTGTTATTGCATTGAAACAAATGGATCATGGGGAATCTCTTCCAAATATGAACTCTACTCAACATTTTGGGTCTGCTGTTAAGCAGTTGGCTCCAACTGATTTGCGAAGCTCATTGACATTGGGGAAGAATGTCAGTGGAGGCAATGTTAATGAATCATCTGTTCAATTGAAAAGGATCCTTGGTGCACAAAATACTAGAGGTTGGGAAAGTTGGTTAACCTATAGTGATGTTGTTCGAAAGATCACTTTTGTTGGAGTACTGAGCTTCATTTTGTTTTTTACCTTCAAGTTGTCTGGCATGAATTTAAGAAGGACAAGGATTGCATCTAAATTGGCCTTCAGTAAACCTAGAATGAACAGTAGTTCCCTTGTTTGCGCAACAGATCTCTCCTTCGATTGCAATGTAGAGCCTGCTTATATTGGGGGAAGTAGCATTGCTGGAAGGATGAAAAAGCTGTTGGCAACGATTAGAAAGCAGTTCCAGAATCAGTCAGATCCTAGAAAATTGCACAGTGCAGGGCTTGCTGCCAATCATTCATCTCTCATGACAACAATATCTAGGAAGCAGATGCCTGTTGAAGAAGCTGAAGCACTTGTTAAGCAATGGCAAGAAATTAAAGCTGAAGCTCTAGGGCCTAGCCACCAAGTCCATAGCCTCTCTGAAGTCCTTGATGGGTCGATGCTAGCACAG TGGCAAAGTTTGGCTAATGCAGCAAAAGCCAAGCCCTGTTATTGGAGATTTGTTTTGCTAAAATTAGCAGTGCTGCAAGCAGACACTTTGTTAGATGAATATGGGGTGGAAATGGCAGAAATTGAAGCTCTCCTAGAGGAAGCAGCTCAGCTTGTTGATGAATTTCAGGAAAAGAATCCGAACTATTATAG CATCTATAAAATTCATTATGTTCTTAAAAGGCATGATGATGGTTCATGGAAGTTCTGTGAAGGTGATATTCAGACACCATTATGA